A stretch of DNA from Alphaproteobacteria bacterium:
TAGTCGAACGAATCGCCGGGCTTGAGCATTTCCAGATCGCCGCCGGGATCGATTTTGACGAACTTGGCGCCTAGCAACCCATCGGTCGCGACAATGGCCGCACTGTCGCGGGGAATCGCAACGTCGTTGGCGAGCGTCATGGTTACCAGTGCCCGATCGTCGTTCGGTTGGAACGTCTCGGCCGTCACTTCACCTATGCGGATCCCGGCCAGCCTTACATCGGAATGGAGTGCTAAGCCGTCGATATGATAGTAGCTTGCGGTAAGCACATACCCGCTTATCGAATTCTGGTTGACGGAAAACGCGAAAACCACGAAAAGCGCAAAGGCGAGGAGTGCCAAGCCACCGACAAGAATTTCCGTGGTATCCCGGCTGAGCTTCACCGCCAATGCGACCTCCTTCGTCGGCTGCTTCGGCGGTCGGCTACTCGGGCCGCCAGGGCTCGTAGTCGCCGGTGGCGCTAGCGCGCCGCCCACCTCTGAATTCGTGGCCGCGCGGCCGATAGGCGTAAGGCGTCCCGGTCAGGTTTTGAACATGAGGCTTGAGCCAGGCGCGTTTTTGGGTGCTACCTGCAGGAACAGCGTCGCTCGTATGGTGCAGCCACGCATTCCACTCGGCAGGAACCTTTGAGCCCTCGGGTTCGCCGCTATACATGACCCAGCGTCGCTCCCGATCAAGTCCGCCGACGTGCCGGCGCACACCCCCTTTCTCGCGGTAATAGCGATTGCCGAATTCGTCGGCGCCGACGAATTCACCATGCAACAAAGTGAAAAGCCGAGTCCCTATGCTCATAGCGCGCTGAACCCCTACCGCCCACACGGTGTTTTGTGCAGCAGGCCCGATTTGCCGCCCGACGGCGCGGACTATGGCATTTGACCGTGCACACGTCCAGCCCTCCCACCCCTGATTGAGACCCTCGGCTTGTGCGCCAGAACCCGCTGGACAGCATTCCGTCGCAGCGGGTGGACCGCCTTGTGCCGGCATCTGAATCCTGGTGGGCCGCCATGTTGGGATGTCGATTGCCGAAAGCGATCGTATGCACGGCACTCGGGCAACAGAACCACCCTGTTCTCGCACGGGATCGCGCCTGTCATCGAGCGCCAGGGTGCGCGCTTTATCACGTCGGTGCTGCGACGCCGGCCACGATTGAGGCCTTCGGAGGAAGCCGT
This window harbors:
- a CDS encoding NADH:ubiquinone oxidoreductase subunit NDUFA12, producing the protein MSIGTRLFTLLHGEFVGADEFGNRYYREKGGVRRHVGGLDRERRWVMYSGEPEGSKVPAEWNAWLHHTSDAVPAGSTQKRAWLKPHVQNLTGTPYAYRPRGHEFRGGRRASATGDYEPWRPE
- a CDS encoding outer membrane lipid asymmetry maintenance protein MlaD, with product MKLSRDTTEILVGGLALLAFALFVVFAFSVNQNSISGYVLTASYYHIDGLALHSDVRLAGIRIGEVTAETFQPNDDRALVTMTLANDVAIPRDSAAIVATDGLLGAKFVKIDPGGDLEMLKPGDSFDYVQDSVDLEHLLLRVVQDAEAKRKGARGNPPPEDDP